Proteins encoded within one genomic window of Microcebus murinus isolate Inina chromosome 8, M.murinus_Inina_mat1.0, whole genome shotgun sequence:
- the CCDC195 gene encoding coiled-coil domain-containing protein 195, with product MEAPNIQLLRVIQEMQAEINMLEKENQALRLKLTSSNQRALGSGGESGDEREEEAPGHCPATLPGAISTDSAAPAVQEQQGNIMIVRRYSISSSVHSPAVNDPWKAGKRHPNSRILEAQGTLKSLACSSIKKQDNEKELFAADSVASSSASQRASPEHVFGCSDKIKTVSFLLPKDVSSYSKISSSLKYSPTQTTNQLSIIAE from the exons ATGGAGGCTCCTAACATTCAGCTGCTCAGAGTTATCCAGGAAATGCAGGCAGAGATCAACATGCTGGAGAAAGAGAACCAAGCGCTCCGGCTGAAACTGACTTCAAGTAATCAGAGAGCCTTGGGCTCAGGGGGAGAATCGGGAGATGAAAGGGAAGAAGAAGCACCTGGACATTGCCCAGCAACACTTCCTGGGGCCATTTCCACCGACTCAGCAGCACCAGCTGTGCAGGAACAACAAG GCAATATCATGATTGTTAGACGGTATTCCATTTCCTCATCAGTTCATTCACCTGCTGTAAATGATCCCTGGAAAGCTGGGAAAAGACATCCAAATAGCAGAATTCTAGAAGCTCAGGGAACACTTAAATCACTGGCATGTTCTTCAATTAAGAAGCAAGACAATGAAAAAGAGCTATTTGCAGCAGATTCTGTTGCCAGCAGCAGTGCCAGCCAAAGAGCTTCTCCTGAACATGTTTTTGGTTGCAG CGACAAGATAAAGACAGTCAGTTTCCTGTTACCCAAGGATGTGTCTTCGTATTCCAAAATTTCCAGTTCTTTGAAATACTCACCAACTCAGACCACAAACCAGCTAAGTATCATTGCAGAATAG